ATCACCAGGAACCAGTCCGTGATCCGCATCAGCACAGTCGAGAACCAGCCGCCGTAATGACCGGCGATGATGCCGACGAGGGTGCCGATGGCCACCGACAGGGAGGCCGCAAGCAGCCCCACGGTGAGAGAGATCCTCGCTCCCCACACCAGTAGCCCGAGCAGCGAACGCCCGAACTGGTCCGTCCCGAGCGGGAACTCACCGCTGGGCGGCTCCAGCGCCGTCCCCGGTGCGTTCGTCACGCTCTGCACATCGGCGCCGACGAGCAGCGGCGCGGCCAGCGCCACCAGCGCGATGAGCGCCAGCGCGCCGAGGCCGAAAAGCCCCGCCCGGTGTGTGCGGTACGAGCGCCAGAAGCGTGCCGCCGAGTCGCGGCGGCGCGCCCAGGAGAGCGAGGAGGCGGTCTGTGGGGTCTTGGTGACCGGGGTCGTCGTCATCGGCCCACCCGGGGATCGAGCAGTGGATAGAGCAGGTCGGCGAGCAGGTTCATCAGGATCATCGCGCCCGCGAAGACCACGAAGAGGCCCTGGACGAGCGGCAGATCGGGCACGCTCAGCGCCTGGTAGAAGAGCCCGCCGAGGCCCGGCCAGGAGAAGACCGTCTCGACGAGGATCGAACCGGCCGCCACATGGCCCAGGTTGATGAAGACCATGGTGACGGTGGGCAGCAGCGCGTTCGGCACGGCATGGCGGCGGCGTACGGCATCGTCCCGCAGCCCCTTCGCCCGGGCTGTGGTCAGATAGTCGCTGCCCATCTCGTCCAGCAGCGAGGACCGCATCACCAGCAGCGTCTGGGCGTATCCGACGGCGACCAGGGTGATGACCGGCAGCACCATGTGGTGCGCGACATCGGCGACGTAGGCGAAGCGGGTCTCGTCGCCGGATTCCATGCCGCCGGTGGGGAACATGCCTGGGACAGGACCGACGCCCACCGAGAAGGTGATGATCAGCAGCAGGCCGAGCCAGAACGCCGGCACGGACCACAGGGTCAGCGCGACACCGGTGTTGAACTTGTCACCGAGACTGCCGTGGCGCCACGCGGAGCGGGTGCCGAGCCAGAGCCCGATCGAGGAGTAGATCACCACGGCGGCACCGGTGAGCAGGAGAGTCGCCGGCACCTTCTGTGTGATCAGCTCGCCGACGGGCGCGTGGAACTGGTACGACGTACCGAGATCGCCCGTCAGCGCCTTGGCGCAGTAGTCGGTGAACTGCTGCCACAGCGGCTGGTCGAGACCGAACTGGCGGCGCAGTGTTGCCAGTTGCTCGGCCGACGTCGGCATGCCATGGGTCATGGCCTTCACCGGGTCGCCCGGGATGATCCGGAAGAGGAAGAAGCTGGTGACCAGCACGGCGAGCAGTGAGATCGCCGCGCCGCCCAGCTTGCCCGCCACATAGAGGAGATAGGCGCGTACATTGCCGCTCGCGGCGCGGGCCTCGGGGACCCGCGCCACAGCGGTGGTGCTGGTTGTGCTCGTGGTGCTCATCGACTATTCACGGTCTTCCGCGGTCGAACGGCGGCGCATCACGACGAAGAGCCCGAGTCCGGCGGCGAGGACAACAGCGGCGCCGATGCCGATCACGAGGCCCATGGAAGCACCGCTGTCGGAGCTGCCGTCACCGGCGGCCGGCTCGGCCGACCACCAACTCCAGTAGCCGTCCTGACCCCAGAGGTTACCCGCGGCCTCCGGCATCGTCTTGATGGACTTGATCTGGTCGGTACGGTACGCCTCGACGGCGTTCGGATACGCGAGGACATTCATGTAGCCCGTGTCGTACAGCCGGGATTCCATCTGCTTGACCAGGTCGGTCCGCTTGGCGGCGTCGTACTCCGCGGTCTGCTGCGCGTACAGCCCGTCGAACTGCTTGTCGCAGATGAAGTTGTCTGTCGCGCCGGTGTCCTTGGGCGTGGCGGGCAGCGCGGAGCAGGTGTGGATGGAGAGGACGAAGTCCGGGTCCGGGTTGACGGACCAGCCGTCGAACGCCAGGTCGTAGTCGCCCTTGACCCACGGGTCGGAGACATTGTCGAGACAGTCGACCTTGAGCCCGACACCGAGCTTGCCCCACCACTCCTGCAGATATTTGCCGATCGCCTTGTCGTTGGGGTCGGTGGCGTGGCAGAGGATTCGGAAGTCGAGCACCTTCCCGTCCTTGCCGACGCGCTTTCCGCTGCCGTTCTTCTTGTAGCCGGCCTGGTCGAGGAGTGTGGCCGCCTTCGCCGGGTCGTACGCGATCCGCTGGCTCGCGTCCGGTTTCCAGAAGTA
This portion of the Streptomyces sp. NBC_01750 genome encodes:
- a CDS encoding ABC transporter permease, which codes for MSTTSTTSTTAVARVPEARAASGNVRAYLLYVAGKLGGAAISLLAVLVTSFFLFRIIPGDPVKAMTHGMPTSAEQLATLRRQFGLDQPLWQQFTDYCAKALTGDLGTSYQFHAPVGELITQKVPATLLLTGAAVVIYSSIGLWLGTRSAWRHGSLGDKFNTGVALTLWSVPAFWLGLLLIITFSVGVGPVPGMFPTGGMESGDETRFAYVADVAHHMVLPVITLVAVGYAQTLLVMRSSLLDEMGSDYLTTARAKGLRDDAVRRRHAVPNALLPTVTMVFINLGHVAAGSILVETVFSWPGLGGLFYQALSVPDLPLVQGLFVVFAGAMILMNLLADLLYPLLDPRVGR